The Geothrix sp. genome window below encodes:
- a CDS encoding O-antigen ligase family protein, translating into MKEDVLNFEPMPSLSRGVVTSLPIIAAVGIYLFPLNIGFATLYGFRFVVLGSFLILLCHRHAALRPSRSARMFIQLGIIWMIWGLVSILWSPNIIEGVKELFSILLGFLLVLSLLGLEGPRMEGLNALRLGWVWAAVVTGLIAGWELLTFNHLPNGGIEGEALDYLAATGHCLSTFGNPNNYGAFIIMASSFVFWLYLDAKKILTKIVIIIIIIMILIFLIFTSSRLAVLGELVSLGFLVLLRNKGHRSILYLGLFFIIILAVILSLSGTDVFIVEKFLRLGEEVGLDGTSPSRLLLIVDGIWMGLHSWGLGVGAGAFPYYVSQRLVPFPVGAHSPHNFWTEIFSQYGLVVSVLLLGWVLRFGALAWRSRKTAIHLNDPSMKLTSDIALTSLIGYWFASSCNSAFIGQPCNWMLLATWVMMGSWLEAHTKGQVKVAASNTSGDAR; encoded by the coding sequence ATGAAGGAGGATGTACTTAACTTTGAGCCTATGCCATCCCTTTCAAGGGGAGTTGTTACATCGCTTCCTATAATTGCAGCTGTCGGGATTTATTTATTTCCTTTGAATATAGGTTTCGCGACACTCTATGGATTTCGATTCGTAGTATTAGGGAGCTTCCTGATTCTGTTGTGCCATCGGCATGCTGCGCTTCGCCCCTCGCGTTCTGCTCGGATGTTTATCCAACTTGGGATCATTTGGATGATATGGGGGCTTGTAAGTATATTATGGTCACCAAATATCATTGAAGGAGTAAAGGAGCTCTTCTCAATACTTCTTGGGTTCTTGCTCGTATTAAGTCTGTTGGGGTTGGAAGGTCCTCGGATGGAGGGGCTCAATGCCCTTAGGCTAGGGTGGGTTTGGGCTGCAGTGGTAACTGGGTTAATTGCTGGATGGGAACTTCTGACATTCAACCATCTCCCAAATGGCGGAATCGAAGGGGAAGCATTGGATTACCTGGCAGCCACAGGGCATTGTCTGAGCACATTTGGTAACCCAAACAATTACGGTGCTTTTATTATAATGGCCTCTTCATTTGTTTTTTGGTTATATCTCGATGCGAAAAAAATATTAACAAAAATTGTAATTATTATAATTATTATTATGATATTGATATTTCTGATATTTACATCTTCTAGGCTCGCAGTCCTTGGAGAACTGGTGAGTCTAGGGTTTCTTGTGCTTCTGCGGAATAAGGGGCATCGATCCATTCTGTATTTAGGTCTATTTTTTATTATTATTCTAGCTGTGATTCTTTCGTTATCGGGTACCGATGTTTTTATTGTAGAAAAATTCCTTCGACTAGGAGAAGAAGTAGGGCTGGATGGGACTTCTCCCTCAAGGCTTCTATTGATTGTAGATGGTATATGGATGGGACTTCATTCCTGGGGGTTGGGTGTAGGGGCCGGAGCGTTTCCGTATTATGTCTCTCAGCGCTTGGTCCCCTTCCCTGTTGGAGCGCATTCTCCGCACAACTTCTGGACCGAAATCTTTAGCCAATATGGACTCGTGGTTTCGGTGTTGCTATTGGGATGGGTTCTGCGCTTTGGTGCGCTTGCTTGGCGATCTCGAAAAACGGCCATCCATCTAAACGATCCTTCCATGAAGCTGACTTCGGACATCGCGTTGACCTCTCTCATCGGTTACTGGTTCGCGTCTTCTTGCAATAGTGCGTTCATCGGCCAACCGTGTAATTGGATGCTGCTGGCCACATGGGTGATGATGGGGAGTTGGTTGGAGGCACATACCAAGGGACAGGTTAAGGTTGCAGCATCCAACACCTCCGGAGATGCACGATGA
- the hisH gene encoding imidazole glycerol phosphate synthase subunit HisH, whose amino-acid sequence MIIIVNYGMGNLGSVHNMLKRAGIDSLITEKPEDVLRASRIILPGVGAFDQAMDNLKRSGLADALRRRVEQDEVPILGVCLGMQLLTETSEEGNCDGFGWIPGKTIRFRQVDLGLDMKIPHMGWNLVSTTQVNPILPLTEEELRFYFVHSYHVDCAPEYMIGVSNYGYSFASAIGHRNVLGVQFHPEKSHRFGLDLLSRFAKAQGGL is encoded by the coding sequence ATGATTATAATTGTGAATTATGGAATGGGAAATCTCGGGTCGGTCCATAACATGCTCAAGCGGGCAGGGATCGATTCGCTAATCACCGAAAAACCAGAGGATGTGCTTAGGGCATCCCGAATCATCCTCCCTGGGGTTGGTGCATTCGATCAAGCTATGGACAACCTAAAACGATCTGGCCTTGCGGATGCGCTCCGGAGGCGTGTTGAGCAAGACGAAGTGCCAATTCTTGGCGTTTGCTTGGGCATGCAATTGCTGACCGAGACCAGTGAAGAAGGGAACTGTGATGGGTTCGGCTGGATTCCCGGAAAAACCATTCGATTCCGGCAGGTAGACCTGGGGCTGGATATGAAGATCCCGCACATGGGTTGGAACCTTGTCTCGACCACACAGGTCAACCCGATTCTTCCGCTGACGGAAGAAGAACTCCGATTCTATTTCGTTCATTCCTATCATGTGGATTGTGCACCAGAGTACATGATTGGGGTCAGCAATTACGGATATTCCTTCGCGAGTGCCATTGGACACCGCAATGTTCTAGGAGTGCAATTCCATCCAGAGAAGAGTCACCGATTCGGGCTGGATCTGCTCTCTCGGTTTGCGAAGGCACAGGGGGGCCTGTGA
- a CDS encoding AglZ/HisF2 family acetamidino modification protein: MKPFRIIPFLLLENRRLVKTIHYRNPRYIGDPINAVRIFNEKEVDELALLDINAATAGINYEHIRKIVSEAFMPIAYGGGVQRLEDIRTLFQIGIEKVVIGTAAVESPELVSQASARFGSQSIVVSVDVKTDLWGNRRVFYANARRKLKEDAVAFAQRMVALGAGEIILNDVDREGSMKGMDLPLIRSMSQALAVPLVASGGAGSLGDLLDAWQSGGAHAVSAGSLFVYKGPLRAVLINYPQDSAVQAALSKRA; this comes from the coding sequence GTGAAACCGTTTCGAATCATCCCCTTCCTGCTGTTGGAGAACAGGCGACTCGTCAAGACGATTCACTACCGAAATCCCCGCTACATCGGTGATCCGATCAATGCTGTGCGGATCTTCAATGAAAAGGAAGTGGACGAACTGGCGCTCTTGGACATTAATGCCGCCACCGCCGGGATCAATTACGAGCACATCCGAAAAATCGTCTCCGAAGCCTTCATGCCCATCGCCTATGGCGGTGGCGTGCAGAGGCTGGAAGATATCCGGACTTTGTTCCAAATCGGAATCGAAAAGGTGGTCATCGGGACGGCCGCGGTGGAGTCACCTGAGTTGGTTTCCCAAGCATCCGCACGATTTGGCAGCCAAAGCATTGTCGTGTCAGTGGATGTCAAGACGGACCTGTGGGGGAATCGACGGGTCTTCTATGCCAACGCCAGGCGAAAGCTGAAAGAAGACGCCGTGGCCTTCGCTCAAAGAATGGTCGCCCTGGGAGCTGGCGAGATTATTTTGAATGATGTGGATCGCGAAGGCTCAATGAAGGGCATGGATCTGCCCCTGATTCGGTCGATGTCCCAGGCGCTGGCGGTTCCGTTGGTCGCCTCAGGTGGAGCTGGGTCCCTGGGCGACCTGCTCGATGCTTGGCAGTCGGGTGGGGCGCATGCGGTATCAGCCGGAAGCCTGTTTGTCTACAAAGGCCCGCTCCGTGCGGTACTCATCAATTACCCGCAGGACTCAGCGGTCCAAGCCGCACTTTCCAAAAGGGCCTAA
- a CDS encoding N-acetyl sugar amidotransferase: MPSASFQRCRRCVMDTSDPEIVFDSDGVCNHCHFHDQIRSRYILPAGEREKALEQRIRRVKAEGRGKKYDCIIGLSGGVDSSYIALKVKELGLRPLAVHMDGGWNSELAVSNIENIVDRLGIDLFTNVVEWDEMRDLQLSFFRSGVPNCDIPQDHAIIAVLLKAANAFGVRTIVRGLNIATESVLPQAWGYSAIDLRHIKAIHKKYGQVKLKTFPTCSILELAYYYAFKKITYYDILNNLEYDKDKAKELITAELGWRDYGGKHHESLFTKFFQSYYLVKKFGFDKRLAHYSSLVLAGSMTRDQALVALEKPPYDDDRMHLELNFVANKMEIEVVELERIIASPPRRHTEFPSYKSLLFSDWATRIRKFLK; encoded by the coding sequence ATGCCTTCAGCCTCGTTTCAGCGTTGCAGGCGCTGTGTAATGGACACTTCTGATCCGGAAATCGTGTTTGATTCTGATGGCGTCTGCAATCACTGCCATTTCCATGATCAAATTCGGAGTCGGTACATTCTGCCTGCAGGAGAGCGTGAAAAGGCACTCGAACAGCGGATCCGACGGGTCAAGGCAGAAGGGCGGGGCAAAAAATACGACTGCATCATCGGCTTGAGCGGCGGGGTGGACAGTTCTTATATCGCTCTGAAAGTCAAGGAACTTGGACTGCGACCCTTGGCGGTGCACATGGACGGTGGTTGGAATTCAGAACTCGCTGTTTCCAATATTGAAAACATCGTAGACCGATTGGGGATCGACCTATTTACGAACGTCGTGGAATGGGACGAAATGCGGGATCTTCAATTGAGCTTTTTTAGGTCTGGCGTACCGAATTGCGACATTCCCCAGGATCACGCGATCATTGCAGTGTTATTGAAGGCCGCAAACGCCTTTGGGGTGAGGACCATCGTAAGAGGACTGAATATCGCCACCGAATCGGTTCTTCCTCAGGCTTGGGGCTATTCTGCTATTGATCTTCGCCACATCAAAGCGATCCACAAAAAGTACGGCCAAGTCAAACTGAAAACATTTCCAACTTGTAGCATCCTAGAACTTGCTTATTATTATGCTTTTAAGAAAATTACATACTACGATATTCTGAACAACCTGGAATACGATAAAGATAAGGCCAAGGAATTGATCACGGCCGAATTGGGATGGAGGGACTATGGTGGAAAACACCATGAGTCACTCTTTACCAAATTTTTTCAATCCTATTATCTGGTGAAAAAATTTGGATTTGATAAGCGACTTGCTCATTACTCTAGCCTGGTGCTGGCGGGGTCAATGACACGAGATCAGGCTCTCGTAGCTCTGGAAAAACCTCCCTATGATGACGACCGAATGCACCTAGAGCTTAATTTTGTAGCTAATAAGATGGAAATCGAAGTTGTTGAACTCGAGCGGATCATTGCCAGTCCTCCTCGGCGCCATACAGAATTCCCTTCATACAAGTCCTTGCTCTTTTCCGATTGGGCTACGCGGATCAGGAAATTCCTGAAATAG
- a CDS encoding glycosyltransferase, whose product MHILILPSELYCPPKLPLLGIFQRHQAELLSARGEQVGIVSSGQIPWRFLLEGFPYEAREQSAGLTVFRQFSWPLLPARFAQNLFRQQVIQRAEALVASYVATYGRPDVIHAHNCLYGGVVAARFGREAGIPVVLTEHSSTFFTQSFSPGDLGDIEEVIGAAAAVSAVGSRLAERVASTVPNWGGQCRVLGNLLDPFIEVQARREVLSSKPSPKAGYTVLAIGALIPVKNHQLLLRAFATAFRGDVSVRLRLGGGGPLGSELWALSGQLGIQSQVEFLGPLTREQVVQEMSQCDAFVSSSLVETFGVVLIEAMAFGKPVLATKSGGPQDVVGEGCGRLVDIDVEALSAGLSAMREESHDPRAIQEQCLGSYGADAFYSKLMALYFLACTDERIG is encoded by the coding sequence ATGCACATTCTCATCCTTCCAAGCGAGTTGTACTGCCCGCCCAAATTGCCGCTTCTCGGGATCTTTCAGAGGCACCAAGCCGAGCTTCTATCTGCACGAGGCGAGCAGGTTGGGATCGTGTCATCAGGGCAGATACCATGGCGCTTTCTATTAGAGGGGTTCCCCTATGAGGCCCGAGAACAATCTGCAGGGCTGACCGTTTTTCGGCAGTTCTCCTGGCCCCTTCTTCCGGCCCGATTTGCCCAGAACCTGTTCCGGCAGCAAGTCATCCAAAGGGCCGAGGCTTTGGTGGCGTCCTATGTGGCCACCTACGGTAGGCCTGATGTGATCCATGCCCACAATTGCCTTTACGGGGGGGTGGTCGCAGCCAGATTTGGTCGGGAAGCCGGTATTCCGGTGGTATTGACCGAGCATAGCTCCACATTTTTCACCCAATCCTTCTCCCCCGGGGACCTAGGCGATATCGAAGAAGTCATTGGCGCCGCGGCAGCGGTGAGTGCGGTGGGCTCTAGACTGGCCGAGCGCGTAGCTTCTACGGTTCCCAACTGGGGCGGGCAGTGCCGAGTTCTGGGTAATCTATTGGACCCGTTTATTGAGGTTCAGGCGCGACGCGAAGTGCTTTCGAGCAAGCCCTCGCCCAAAGCTGGATACACAGTTCTTGCTATCGGAGCGCTCATCCCTGTGAAAAATCATCAGCTGTTGCTGAGGGCGTTCGCCACGGCTTTCAGGGGAGATGTCTCGGTCCGCCTTAGGCTGGGGGGTGGCGGACCTCTAGGATCGGAGCTCTGGGCCCTTTCGGGACAGTTAGGGATTCAGTCCCAGGTCGAGTTCCTCGGCCCTCTCACGCGAGAGCAGGTCGTCCAAGAAATGTCCCAATGCGATGCGTTTGTCTCCTCGAGCTTGGTGGAGACCTTCGGAGTGGTTCTGATCGAAGCCATGGCTTTCGGAAAACCCGTGCTTGCTACGAAGAGTGGAGGACCCCAGGATGTCGTGGGGGAGGGCTGCGGGCGGCTGGTGGACATTGATGTGGAGGCGCTTTCCGCTGGATTGTCAGCCATGCGAGAGGAGAGCCATGATCCAAGGGCCATCCAGGAGCAGTGCCTAGGATCTTACGGGGCAGACGCCTTCTATTCCAAGTTGATGGCCCTTTACTTTCTGGCTTGCACTGATGAACGAATAGGGTAA
- a CDS encoding NAD-dependent epimerase/dehydratase family protein codes for MKKALVTGGAGFIGSTVVRALLDLGVSVRVLDDLSTGTVDNLDGLRRVEFLQGDVCDASAVIHAIAGVDTVFHLAASVGNKRSLDNPSRDAQVNLLGTIQVLEACRAARVEKIVYSSSAGIFGELKTLPIAEDHPLVPETPYGVTKLAAEKMCLAYTQLYDIRAVCLRYFNVYGPRQRFDAYGNVIPKFVFTLLKGGDIEVYGDGQQTRDFVHARDVAQANVKAALATEVTGVFNIGSGTRVTINDLIRILRANGLEFSPTTGPTRSGDVRDSLADISSARMAFGYKPSVDLARGVGEYVAWAKGEMDHKLA; via the coding sequence ATGAAAAAGGCACTGGTGACGGGCGGAGCAGGCTTCATCGGTTCGACGGTGGTGCGCGCGCTGCTAGATCTTGGCGTATCTGTGAGGGTTCTTGATGACCTTTCGACGGGAACCGTCGACAACCTGGATGGGCTGCGCAGGGTGGAGTTCCTCCAGGGAGATGTTTGTGATGCGAGTGCGGTGATTCATGCCATAGCGGGCGTCGATACCGTATTCCACTTGGCGGCTTCGGTCGGGAATAAGCGGTCGCTCGACAATCCCTCCAGAGATGCCCAGGTGAATCTCCTTGGGACCATTCAGGTGCTCGAAGCTTGTCGGGCCGCTCGGGTCGAAAAGATCGTTTATTCGTCTTCCGCTGGTATTTTCGGTGAATTGAAAACCCTGCCCATCGCGGAAGACCACCCCCTAGTGCCTGAAACACCGTACGGCGTTACCAAACTCGCCGCGGAAAAAATGTGTCTCGCATACACCCAGTTATACGATATTCGAGCCGTTTGCCTTCGCTATTTTAATGTATATGGACCCAGGCAACGGTTTGATGCGTATGGAAATGTCATACCAAAGTTCGTTTTCACCTTGTTGAAGGGTGGAGACATCGAGGTTTACGGGGACGGACAACAGACTAGAGATTTTGTGCATGCAAGGGATGTGGCCCAGGCCAATGTGAAGGCGGCACTGGCGACAGAAGTAACAGGGGTTTTCAATATTGGAAGCGGTACAAGGGTGACCATAAATGATTTGATTCGAATTCTAAGGGCCAATGGGTTGGAGTTTTCCCCCACAACGGGACCAACTCGCTCCGGTGATGTGAGAGATAGCTTGGCCGATATTTCCTCTGCTCGGATGGCGTTTGGCTATAAGCCATCAGTGGATCTTGCCCGTGGAGTCGGTGAGTATGTGGCTTGGGCAAAGGGTGAAATGGATCATAAATTGGCGTAG
- a CDS encoding CatB-related O-acetyltransferase, whose protein sequence is MRRFWQLLVGWFFLIKNRRKGIRVSPITYVSSDCSFEGPNYIDRFCNIQKMRMGRYSYIGYGSTVYGANIGRFCSIASGVKIGLGSHPVDMVSTSPLFYSQFNAFREDWVGDQAVEFDYKEVVIGHDVWIGANAIVMSGVKIGHGAVIAAGAVVTKDVLPYSIVGGVPARLIRNRFSAETIKAIEATNWWRKDCDELKNLLPFFKNVSAFVQHEYYPKYSNED, encoded by the coding sequence ATGAGGCGATTTTGGCAATTATTAGTTGGTTGGTTTTTTTTAATAAAGAACCGACGCAAAGGAATTCGTGTATCGCCAATCACATATGTGTCCTCAGACTGCTCCTTTGAGGGGCCGAACTATATAGATAGGTTTTGCAATATTCAAAAAATGCGCATGGGGAGGTATTCCTACATTGGGTACGGTTCCACGGTTTATGGCGCAAACATCGGACGATTCTGTTCTATCGCTTCTGGAGTGAAAATCGGTCTAGGCAGTCATCCAGTGGACATGGTCTCTACCTCCCCTCTCTTCTACAGTCAATTTAATGCCTTTAGGGAAGATTGGGTAGGTGATCAGGCTGTCGAATTCGATTACAAAGAAGTCGTTATTGGCCATGATGTTTGGATTGGCGCAAATGCGATTGTGATGAGTGGCGTCAAAATTGGTCATGGTGCTGTCATCGCGGCAGGAGCCGTTGTCACCAAAGATGTCCTCCCGTATTCCATTGTGGGGGGAGTGCCGGCTCGATTGATCCGGAATCGATTCTCTGCTGAAACCATTAAGGCTATCGAAGCGACGAATTGGTGGCGTAAAGATTGTGACGAATTGAAGAACCTATTACCCTTTTTTAAAAATGTTTCTGCTTTTGTTCAGCATGAATATTATCCAAAATATTCAAACGAGGATTGA
- a CDS encoding glycosyltransferase family 4 protein codes for MKIVHICLEAPYIDGWNYQENMLPRHHAELGHEVIVIGSRNKLPYYLKNKIDYTNCDTPYMVGSVKIIRINCSFSILQKLNYYPALPSLLEEIAPDLVYHHGGQSLSLLASKSYVDKHDKSKLFIDFHSEYYNTANSWFSRVILHKTIWRSIIQYCLPSVSQVYCISSSVKELCEELYGINPRQIEYLYLGMDVVSTNEAERENIRQLVRTQLGMAPSDFLIVTGGKINPVRKIELLTEALRGLNRERVHLVVFGTPDPGFESYAAQLGAGVPRVHFVGWCNTEAINRYFLASDLAAFLGGQSVLWQQSIAAGLPGLFRKRAGHEHLNQGNCLYIYTDMVEEVEQWLRILTDPANGQILDGMRERAISLATGEMSYRLEAERVVAKYLELNAARSTDECANS; via the coding sequence GTGAAAATCGTCCATATCTGTTTAGAAGCCCCCTATATTGATGGATGGAATTATCAGGAGAACATGCTTCCGAGGCACCACGCGGAGCTTGGTCACGAAGTGATTGTTATTGGATCGCGAAACAAACTGCCATACTATTTAAAGAACAAAATAGATTATACAAATTGTGATACTCCATATATGGTGGGATCAGTAAAAATTATTCGAATTAATTGCAGTTTTTCAATTTTGCAAAAACTAAACTATTATCCTGCATTGCCATCTCTGTTAGAGGAAATTGCCCCTGACCTCGTCTACCATCATGGTGGACAATCGCTTTCCCTACTGGCTTCTAAGTCATATGTGGATAAACATGATAAATCAAAGTTGTTCATTGATTTTCATTCGGAATACTATAACACGGCCAATTCCTGGTTTTCTCGAGTGATTCTCCATAAAACCATATGGAGATCTATCATTCAGTATTGCTTGCCTTCTGTTAGCCAAGTTTATTGTATTTCATCATCGGTGAAGGAACTCTGTGAAGAATTATATGGTATAAATCCTAGACAAATAGAGTATCTCTATCTTGGTATGGATGTTGTATCGACCAATGAAGCAGAACGGGAAAACATCCGACAATTGGTGCGGACGCAGCTGGGGATGGCTCCGAGTGACTTCTTGATCGTTACTGGAGGGAAAATCAACCCCGTCCGCAAAATTGAACTTCTCACAGAAGCCCTCCGGGGGCTTAACAGGGAGAGGGTCCATCTGGTTGTTTTCGGAACCCCAGACCCCGGTTTTGAATCGTATGCAGCCCAACTTGGGGCAGGGGTGCCCCGGGTGCACTTCGTGGGCTGGTGCAATACCGAAGCGATCAACAGGTACTTCCTTGCCTCGGACTTGGCTGCTTTTCTCGGTGGGCAATCCGTTCTATGGCAGCAATCGATCGCGGCGGGGCTGCCAGGTCTGTTCAGGAAACGGGCGGGACATGAACATTTGAACCAGGGAAATTGTTTGTATATCTACACAGACATGGTCGAAGAAGTCGAACAGTGGTTGAGAATCCTGACCGACCCGGCGAATGGGCAGATCCTGGACGGTATGCGGGAGCGAGCCATCTCTCTTGCCACGGGAGAGATGTCCTATCGTTTGGAGGCAGAGCGGGTCGTTGCCAAATACTTGGAACTGAACGCGGCTCGGTCGACCGATGAGTGCGCCAATTCATAG
- a CDS encoding NAD-dependent epimerase/dehydratase family protein: MTKTLNKIAITGSSGFLGWHLRCWAKQMPSVEVIEVPDESFDSLESLSETIGSAGVVIHLAGMNRGPEAEVYETNLKLARNLAGALDRLGEAPVILFANSTHSFGDSPFGQSKREASALLAMWAKDRGARYVDVVLPHLFGEGGRPFYNSAFATFCHQLANGEEPQILQDGRVELIHAQRAASRFMELALDTETSGAVRIEGIPMQVSVLLAHLKSLYGSYAEGIIPDLSDPFHLDCFNTLRSYLYPTCYPMPLRLHTDTRGGLFEAVKTQHGGQAFLSSTHPGITRGRHYHHRKVERFLVVSGEAEIRIRRLFSMEVQVFRVSGAEPCFVDMPTFHAHEITNVGTRDLLTLFWSHEIFNPSDSDTYPEPVILNQ; this comes from the coding sequence ATGACCAAAACATTGAATAAAATTGCCATAACGGGCTCGTCAGGTTTTCTTGGCTGGCATCTCCGGTGTTGGGCGAAGCAGATGCCTTCCGTTGAAGTAATCGAAGTTCCGGATGAATCCTTTGATTCGCTGGAATCCTTGAGCGAGACCATCGGTTCGGCAGGCGTTGTCATCCATTTGGCCGGCATGAACCGTGGCCCTGAAGCAGAGGTCTACGAAACCAATCTGAAACTGGCCCGTAATTTGGCGGGAGCGCTGGATCGCCTCGGTGAGGCTCCGGTGATCTTGTTTGCCAACTCCACCCATAGCTTTGGTGACAGCCCCTTCGGACAATCTAAACGGGAGGCTTCGGCTCTACTTGCGATGTGGGCAAAGGATCGAGGCGCGCGCTATGTGGATGTGGTCCTTCCGCATCTCTTCGGCGAGGGGGGGCGGCCCTTCTACAACAGTGCGTTCGCGACTTTTTGCCACCAGCTTGCCAATGGAGAGGAACCACAGATTCTTCAGGATGGCCGAGTGGAGCTTATTCACGCACAGAGGGCGGCATCACGATTTATGGAACTGGCACTGGACACGGAAACTTCGGGTGCCGTTCGGATTGAAGGTATTCCGATGCAGGTCTCCGTCCTCTTGGCCCATCTCAAATCACTATACGGATCCTACGCGGAAGGTATCATCCCTGACCTCTCGGACCCCTTTCATCTGGATTGCTTCAATACGCTCCGCTCCTACCTATACCCGACCTGCTACCCAATGCCGCTGCGGCTGCATACCGACACTCGTGGCGGGCTTTTCGAAGCCGTGAAGACGCAGCATGGAGGGCAGGCTTTCCTTTCCTCAACGCATCCAGGGATCACCCGTGGACGGCACTACCATCATCGGAAGGTGGAACGATTCCTTGTGGTATCCGGTGAAGCGGAAATCAGGATTCGGCGCTTGTTTTCCATGGAGGTTCAGGTGTTCCGGGTCAGCGGAGCCGAGCCCTGTTTCGTGGATATGCCGACATTCCACGCGCATGAAATCACCAATGTAGGCACCCGAGATCTTCTGACATTATTTTGGAGCCACGAAATTTTTAATCCTTCCGACTCCGATACGTACCCTGAACCGGTTATTCTGAATCAATGA
- the wecB gene encoding UDP-N-acetylglucosamine 2-epimerase (non-hydrolyzing), whose amino-acid sequence MSKLRVLTVVGTRPEIIRLSRVVAQLEQDFDHRLAHTGQNYDFELNQVFFEDLTLRKPDYFLGAVGGGLAETIGNIIARIDPVLEEFRPEAMLVLGDTNSCLAVIPAKRRKIPIFHMEAGNRCFDQRVPEETNRKIVDHTADINLPYSDHARENLLREGFPPDRIIKTGSPMFEVLHHAMARIGASDVLNRLALQPDNYFVVSCHREENVDAEPNLVRFVDTLNQLALSRGKRIIVSTHPRTRARLDALGLTLDPRVDLLKPLGFLDYIRLQQSASAVLSDSGTITEESSILDLPALNLREAHERPEGMEEGAVMMTGLAWGRVDQALAMLESRTRDRRQSRIVSDYTAPHVSQTVARVILSYADYVNRVVWRQY is encoded by the coding sequence ATGAGCAAATTACGCGTCCTCACGGTTGTCGGAACCCGCCCCGAAATCATACGATTGTCCAGAGTCGTGGCCCAGTTGGAGCAGGACTTCGATCATCGGTTGGCCCACACCGGTCAGAACTATGATTTCGAACTCAATCAGGTCTTTTTCGAAGATTTGACCCTTCGCAAGCCCGACTACTTTCTAGGGGCAGTGGGTGGCGGTTTGGCTGAAACGATTGGTAACATCATCGCCCGCATCGACCCTGTTCTGGAAGAATTCCGGCCCGAAGCGATGCTCGTTCTCGGAGATACCAACAGCTGTCTAGCAGTGATTCCTGCCAAGCGACGCAAGATCCCAATATTCCACATGGAGGCGGGGAATCGATGCTTCGATCAGCGGGTGCCTGAAGAGACCAATCGCAAGATCGTGGACCACACCGCGGATATAAACCTACCATATAGTGACCACGCTCGGGAAAACCTCCTCCGCGAAGGGTTCCCCCCTGATCGCATTATCAAGACGGGGAGCCCGATGTTCGAGGTGCTGCATCACGCCATGGCGCGCATTGGCGCCTCGGATGTGCTGAACCGCCTTGCCCTTCAGCCGGACAACTACTTTGTGGTGAGTTGCCACCGCGAAGAGAATGTCGATGCCGAACCGAACTTGGTCCGTTTTGTGGATACGCTCAACCAGCTCGCACTCAGCCGTGGAAAGCGTATCATCGTTTCTACGCACCCACGCACCCGGGCACGCCTGGATGCGCTGGGGTTGACCCTGGATCCTCGGGTGGATCTCCTCAAGCCTCTGGGGTTCCTCGACTATATCCGTCTCCAGCAGTCGGCATCCGCCGTTCTGTCCGACAGCGGCACCATTACCGAGGAATCGTCCATCCTTGATCTGCCGGCCCTAAACCTGCGAGAAGCCCATGAGCGACCCGAGGGCATGGAAGAGGGGGCTGTAATGATGACGGGGCTGGCCTGGGGGCGGGTGGACCAAGCTCTCGCCATGCTCGAATCGCGCACGCGTGACAGGAGGCAATCCCGCATAGTCTCTGACTACACGGCGCCTCATGTCAGCCAGACGGTGGCACGGGTGATCCTCAGCTATGCGGACTATGTCAACCGTGTGGTGTGGCGCCAGTATTGA